The nucleotide window aGTGACTGAGGTGGTAGAAATGCTGCCAGAGCTTTTTTACCACAGTATTactgtgacaggaccatgacaggtcctgcatgatgtgaacaccaaggaATTTGAAGCTGTCAACTGTCATTGGAGCTGTTTcgaaacatgtcccagtctgcgtcatcaagagCGTCCTGTAATGTgaccaccgattggtccgtccagtgcgcgacctccctctgaaccggaacttgtTCTTTCAgtctttgtttatattttggcatgaggaagatggcggcatagTCGGATTTCCCAAACGGAGGGCTAAATTATGCCTTTTATCCGTCCTGgaccgttgtataacaatggTCCAGTGCccttttgcccctggtggggcaggtgatgtgcttaTTAAAGTTTATCAagtatgtttgattattctgcataactttaaagATGTAATTAGCATTTACAAACCCTGTTTTATTAggtaaaggaaggaatgagtgggtaagaaaTGTAATGTTTGATATCAATCTAAAGCTGGTTTTATTCAAAGAACGTTTTTGAACACgggaaattggtagcatgaacatagctcatgcaaaattacttcaTAAACGGTATTAAAAACTTTAACCAGATGGGCTCCACGTGACAGCTGAAACACCGGGCTAAGGTATGCACAAAAGGGGAAAGCATGTGAGGCATGGCCAAGCCCCACAACCACATCTGATTGGACCAATCACCCGTGGGACAGAATGACccgaagggacaaaaaccctaaggAAGTCTACAGTTCAGGCAAGGTAACATCTCatactgcaacctacaacatcttccaagcatcTTGGGCTTCTGCCCTTGCGGGCACCACGCCTTTGCTGCTGGCATTATCCACTTTTCAAgtactctcaacgagacttcgtgccagaactccaaagtacCACAATGAAGAAACCCTTAGGAGAAGTTCTAGAGcacagccatcggtaaccaggcaaccaattCCCCACCGAAAAGCTTTCCCAACACctgtcatctctacaacagcgcaccaaccaatcagcaatgcCGTGATTCCCTTCCCTAGAGGTAAACCaacggatgagaacgaaacataacacaagtaaacaaacaaagctgcataccttgctgaagttggtgcttgTTTCATAACTGAactgtaagattaaacccaagactctgctcttgtgacttgtgttgatctagtaaacagtacagtacagaaaCCTTgcattacgagtaacgcggtttacgagtgtttcacaaaacaagcaaagattttttattaatttggaCTTGCAAAACTTGAAAATCATTGTTTTGGTTTcagagcaccgagtatcatgtatcacgcatgcacttcttgttttgacgccgagcatcacgtggtcacaactgagccaacggttttacTCTCTTTTGCgttgcggaattgtaggtaatcgtcttccctgggTCTTAAGtgtgcatctcttactggtataatcaacatacCGTGCACACaggtactgtttactataacactgcgaccacatgtgtgtgtgtgtgtgtgtgtgtgtaaaacatatttttacagttttacgtgtTTGTACAGTTGCTGGCattatgtgtgcgcgcatatAAAGCAagagcaagtctcattagagggtaaaagtatcagcctgtcatgttttattttacctttgaaaaaaatcacgacagagcagagtttctgtttCAGGCAGAgagtgtttatgtgtttgtgaAGCCGAGAGGAGGAAAGGGTGGTAGGGGGGGTGTAAAggcaagaatgtgtgtgtgtgtgtgtgtgtgtgtgtgtgtgtgtgtgcacgtaatttgacactgtgctccataccaacacacacacacacacacacacacacacacactcttgccttTACAGCCCACCTCCCACCCTCTCCTCCTCTCGGCTTGACACACActttctgctctacacagaaacactgctctgttgcgattcttttcaaaggtaaagggcaggttaattatttatttttttttttactttacagcagtgattccgttagtatgcgctcacgtgagtgtgattagcgatgttccttgctaattttttcgaTAAAAAAGTCTCTCcatttatgtgtgtgcacgcacattaaacacactctttctctcacacacacaaacacacacacacagcgcctgcatgcacaaacagaaacacttatctgtcgggatttatttttacttttttaaaaggtaaagtgcaggttagtttgttttatttttactgtatattttgtattaattatttttatgtatgtattttttgggctgtaaaacaaataatttgagtttccattatttcttatgggaaaatgaaaTTTGGTTAAGGAATGTCAAGTTATTAGTGAGAAAATTGTTTCGTGTTTATAGCGACACGCGCTGGCCAATTTTGTCATTGCCAAAGTATCAACTTCCTGTTCGGCATTTTATCACAATAGTTACTCTGGAAAGCATTGTCTTTTATAATCTCAAATCGTCTGCTTGTTTAAAGCCTTCTAGAAGCATTGCTGGTAAATTATGTAGTTAATCTAAGTTTAATGATTCAGCATTTCCATGTATTGTGTGATTTTGTGCACTTTGTACATTTTCTGAGGCTTTGTACCATAAGCAGCTCACCTGTTATCTTCACTGTGTTGTCAGGTTAGCTATGGTTCTTGTGCTTTATATTCAGAGCCTATTCACCTGTTTTGCAGTGTCTCTGTATAAGAATACATTGTTTGAACTGGCAATGGAGTgattaaactaaaacaaaactttattgTGTGATTAGTTTCACAGATTGAGTAATTAAGAAACTGTGTTCAAGACATTTACGAGTAGAGGAAACTCTATTTCCCACGTCTTGAATCATCATTCAACCTACAGTTAATGACTGTTTGGCTATCTGTCAACTTGTGCACGGAAGCCACGCACACTGGAGGACAGAATAAAGAGTGTTTTGGAAAACGAGGACACTtatggaacgaattatgcttgtaaaccaaggttctactgtactagaataacttcattaatTTTCACCTTTCAAATTGtttgtatacgtgtgtgtatgtgtgtgtgtgtgtgtgtgtgtgcgcgtgcgtgcgtttAAGTAGCATAGTTTCATGtgtcgtagattagtcaaataaattctcgtttctttataaaagaACTGTTGCCTACACCAAAGTAACAAAAAGTAGTTGTGTAGTCAAGTGCTAACTCAAGCCAACTTGGTACGGTataatttacaatatattgtCAGCTAACGTAAAAGGTTAATTTATTGCAATGCTCACGTTATGCACCCTCTTAACTCTTTTATGCCCATGACTTGACTCCTCCTGTGGCCTTTGCTCATCGAACTTGATCTCAAGTGCATCAAGTCACTGGATAGCTTCTTTGAGAAGAGCAGTGTGTGCAGCTTGCTACTGCTTCAAATCCTCATGCTGAAGAGACAAAGGCACACCATGGCTACCCCAGCTCCTCTCCTTTCCCTGCTAGTCATTAACATACAAAAGGCCTTTACACCTCCCAGCCATCACCTCTCAGTGCTAGCTGTGAGGATTTCTAGAAAGTTTCACTGATTCCCGTATACATCCACATACATGAGGTATCTGGTCGTTTCACAAAATTTCCTTTGCATTCTTCCTTTCCAAGCACTCACCTGGCACCTGGTAAAGTTTAGAGGGCATTTTCCACACCCTTGGTTGTCAATATACAgctcttttcatgcagtgtCAGGGATTGTACTCTGGCAGTCAAAGAAAGTTAAAGTACCTTTCCCCTCTCATGCCTGCAATGGAGCTGGTCATGATGCTGAATGGACTCTTTTTTTAGCAGAAAGATGAGCTGTCATACTGTAAGAGGTGCTGGCTGTACCCCCACCAACACactgtagtttttgtttgtttgctttttaaaaagttgataCAATTTATCGTATTTCAACTATTTTTTGTGTATATCACTATCTTTAGACatgtaatttattcattcattagtaTGGTTATTTTAACCAAAAAGGTTGATCAAATTGTTTAGGTTGATAATCAGTTGAGGCCCTGATACACAAAAGAATACACACAGGATTCATTCCCTAGCAAGTAACTACTGGGGGTTTGTTTCCAGGGAGGGATGACATCATATAGTATTTGTTATGCTGTCACTCAAATTCAGGGAGTGTGACCAATTTTTAAACTTATATAAGTACCATACCAGTTTGAGCCAAAATTCattagatttatattttttacaattaggCCTTTACATTAATATCCAATCTGAGTTattcatttaaagttttaaacattGAAACAATTCTATATTAATGAACCAGACAGGGTTTAACCAGTCCGATCGGTGTGAGCATTTCCCCTGTCCAATAAGATCTGTATCTCCGGCAGTTTATATCTTATTGTACGTGTTTTCAGCTGCTGTGGTTCTGCTAACAGTGTGTGGAAATCTGCTCGtcatcatctctgtttttcatttcaatCAGCTTCACACACCAACTAACATGCTTGTGCTCTCTCTGGCTGTGTCGGATTTCCTCATTGGTGGTTTAGTGATGCTGCCATTATTCAGCTGGACAATCGAGTCATGCTGGATATTTAATACAGGgagctgcatgtctttgatagtcacttctttttttctagGGAACCAGTCCATCTATAATATTGCTTTAATCGCAGCAGATCGATATTTGGCTCTGTCAAACCCATTTctctacacaaacacaatcacagTAAAAATTATGTGCATTATAGTTTCTACTAACTGGTCTGTGTGTCTTGtatataatatacttttttgtcattttagtgGGAGCTTCACAACTTCTGTAATGTGTCCTGGAGAGTGTTTCTCGGTTCCAAATGAGGTTGGGATTATAATTGATCTCATATtttcctttatatttccactctTTGTTATAATCATATTGTATACTCTAGTTTTTGTGATTGCCaagaaacatgccactgctatcagagagcttaataatcacacacggcctaaaacactaaaaatcacctcacactcaatgaaatctgagagaaaagcagctaaagtcctcggcattttagtgtctgtgtttttgatgtgtttacttccatattttatttacactttattaGGCAATGTTAATGAAGTACAGGCACAAACAGTTCAgaaatttttaattacattttattttaattccacaattaatccatttatttatgctctgtTTTACCCATGGTTTAGAAGGTGCATTAAATTGATTATAACTCTGCAAATATTTCAAAGAGACTCTGCATTAATCAATGTCTTTTCataaaatctttttcttcttctaatgGTGTGCCTAAAATATTGATATGTTAATAACGATTCAAGCTTCAATCCCTAATATTATGCAAACTCTGtgtatgttattttatagtaattattttttaattaaattgaaaaatgtGTAATATGCCTGTTAAAATGACTTAAAGCAACagaatctttttatttaatgctgacaatttttttctgtatttaaagaGCATTCTAAAAAAGTGCGTTGCACAGATATTTAGGTATAATAAGGCATTCCACAGGGCAAATAAAAAGGTGAGTGAAATTTTGGATATATACCACCAAGGTTTGTACATCCATATAATAATTTTCAAGCAACATATAAGGCAAACTAAAGGATCAGAATTTTCTACCAAATTCGgccatcttatttatttagaataaataaataattatttattttatgtagggGTTAGGgaatgcattaaatttattataaattttcaaatataccCACTGAACTTTGTGTTAATCCTGTTCTTTTCAATAATTCACTTTACACATGAAACTGTTGCTATTATGttatatacaaaataattttaaaaaactaaataagttCTTAAAAATATTACCCACCATGTACAACATGATATTGTAAAATCAATATTCTcctcttattaaaaaaaataaaaatcttttgttattataaaaatggtgcaatatttacaaaaaagtcaaatgtacatttttatatttgcatgaGGGAATTATTAACGAGGTTATGTATTTGAACTGCtcataaaaataacaattacaTGATTATAAACTGTACTATCTAAAACTGTATGAAGAGACACTGACTTTAGGAAGTAaagtaacttaaataattattttgattgtgtaaagcttaaaactcaaataattattttaagtaaagctgctttgcgaaaatgacaattgttaaaagcgctatacaaataaaatttaattaaataaagtagGGTAAGGATAAATTCCATGATAGGGCCTTTAATAATTTATGACCTTAAAAACTCAACCAACAATTTAATATCACATTCTATATTTAATtcgaatattattattagatgaGGAGTGTTTACAGCTTAATAAGTGTGTCCTGTTCTGATGAACCCCTTCTGCATCTAAAGGGCTTCTGTGGTAGCTTATCAGGTTAAGGCTTTGGGTAACTGATAAAAAAAGGTCTGtaagcaaagcccttaaccctgtttGCTCCATGGGTGCAGTATTATAACTGACCCTGCCCTTTCACCCACATTTGGTGACTTAGTAACAAGctgtgtaagggccatatttcattttgtgatttgttgttgtgtttcatTAAGTCTGttaattaagcattaagtattaagtccattaagtttattagtttagcatttagtattatactcgtaagttgtattgtgacatcatttcatgagttgttctgtgacatcatacCACAGTTGTGTATCTACCttaagctacagaacacagcaaacaactagtcgtgactacagtggattcatgcaagaaactgtaacaaccgttgtgcTTTGATGTTGAacataaaacaagagacaaagaaatcaacggacgTCTGAGTCATGAGTAACaatgtgtaacaagaaagatacgcgtcagaacttgtgaataacatgcacgtacaagCTGGGTTATGTGAAGAAAAGAGTTTCACTGTGCTATAAtgtatttgtgataaataaGGGATTCTTATGacagaaaactttttttgaaCATTACATTGCACATGAAAATTAGACCTATACCATATCATTGGAAATATATCCCTAACAAATAATCAAAATGTTTGCTAATAAATTATGTAATCAAATACGCACAGACACATATTAGAATTTCTCATTCTGtgacttttattaaataaattaatcttaAATAATTATCTTTCATTTAAAGTGTGTCCTAGAAATAGTAAAAATACCTTTCCTTATATTTATGACTAACTGCAGTTTTATCTGTAGAGATGCCTGACTTTCTATCAGTTGAAACAGATGTAACAGAAGCAGGGAAAGCACTAAAATTATGCAGGGCAGaggggtcctccaggaccaatgTTTGGAACCACTTCTCTAGattaagtagcagaaacattgataaaaaaaaaaaaaaaattaaaacactagCCACCTTCCAGGGGCAAATTTTCCAAAGAGACATTGCATTAAATCAATGTTTTTTAACCTGGAAGTTGAATCATCTAAACTGGATTTCTTTCTTGttgaacgtctcgggttactttgctgtaaccctgtttcctgaaaaggcgggaacgagatgctgcatgaaaacgctatgggaatatcttttacatttacatttgggcatttggctgacgctcttatccagacatttttatctcattacacatctgagcagttgagggttaagggccttgctcaagggcccaacagtggcaacttggtggttgtggggtttgaacctgagatcttccgaaccgtagtccaatgccttaaccactgagctacccctggccccatgttgccggttgtgaatcatgtgtgtaccaaacatgccaaattttggcttttataacctcggtcaggtgacatcatctgattagacgcacctgcaggttataaataggagtgtgccggcaacattccttagattgattgtctgaacggacgtccggtcacatgggcagtgcggcattgggacgcagcatctcgttcccgccttttcagggaacagggttacagcaaagtaacccgagacgttccctttcaaaggctacacttgatgctgcgtgaaaacgctatgggaacgagagtaccaacgtcgccgcactgcgagtgtctggacccagcattgtgtagcgtgtgcgcacaaggctgagaggtctcagaactatgtctgggaagctgactcgaggactcgtgagcccggagcgacaggaacatccagactataaaatctaacaaatgtgtgcggaaaggaccagCCCG belongs to Clarias gariepinus isolate MV-2021 ecotype Netherlands chromosome 2, CGAR_prim_01v2, whole genome shotgun sequence and includes:
- the LOC128505681 gene encoding trace amine-associated receptor 13c-like: MNQTGFNQSDRCEHFPCPIRSVSPAVYILLYVFSAAVVLLTVCGNLLVIISVFHFNQLHTPTNMLVLSLAVSDFLIGGLVMLPLFSWTIESCWIFNTGSCMSLIVTSFFLGNQSIYNIALIAADRYLALSNPFLYTNTITVKIMCIIVSTNWSVCLVYNILFCHFSGSFTTSVMCPGECFSVPNEVGIIIDLIFSFIFPLFVIIILYTLVFVIAKKHATAIRELNNHTRPKTLKITSHSMKSERKAAKVLGILVSVFLMCLLPYFIYTLLGNVNEVQAQTVQKFLITFYFNSTINPFIYALFYPWFRRCIKLIITLQIFQRDSALINVFS